The proteins below are encoded in one region of Thermococcus peptonophilus:
- a CDS encoding chemotaxis protein CheC gives MKLNEWYKDIFREASNIAMSHALTSLSEMVGGPIEMEPPDVEVLSRVEFLKTLAQNGISKSFVVAFDITEGLNGITVLQFPTRSAINLSAALMGMDPSGMEELDEMGKSAITEVGNILISVYTDILAKLLGEPVSLSPPKPISSLYDIEKELNRPDLRNVDKIMLFKTRFYEENIGFESFFYLVPDETSFEKLVKRLEAQVKEEGDE, from the coding sequence ATGAAGCTGAACGAATGGTACAAGGACATATTCCGAGAGGCCTCCAACATAGCGATGTCTCATGCCTTAACCTCACTCTCAGAGATGGTGGGCGGGCCAATAGAGATGGAGCCGCCCGACGTTGAAGTGCTCTCCAGGGTGGAGTTCCTGAAGACACTTGCCCAGAACGGCATCTCAAAGAGCTTTGTGGTGGCGTTCGACATAACCGAGGGCCTAAACGGCATCACTGTTCTCCAGTTCCCGACGAGGAGTGCAATAAACCTGTCAGCGGCCCTGATGGGAATGGATCCATCTGGAATGGAAGAGCTGGACGAAATGGGCAAGTCAGCCATAACCGAGGTAGGCAACATCCTTATATCGGTTTACACTGACATACTTGCAAAGCTCCTTGGGGAGCCGGTCTCCCTGAGCCCCCCAAAGCCGATAAGCTCCCTCTACGACATCGAAAAGGAACTGAACAGGCCGGATCTGAGGAATGTTGACAAGATTATGCTCTTCAAGACGCGCTTCTATGAGGAGAACATCGGGTTTGAGAGCTTTTTCTATCTGGTACCTGACGAGACATCCTTTGAAAAGCTCGTGAAGAGGTTAGAAGCCCAGGTGAAGGAAGAGGGGGATGAGTGA
- a CDS encoding methyl-accepting chemotaxis protein has protein sequence MEFKKKIVGIVVVALLLVTVLASAMIFYTGSHTSAVIKDKMQPVVEDQAREAVMAKAESLAEQFSGFFDSVEALGRATKELTIISLNDLQSEGVSFGDPGYAEKLRPILLEHFEVITKAEPKLSAVYFGDVNGNMFIYPEQELPPDYDPRVRPWYQKAVQVNGPTWSEPYEDASSGKWVITYAIPVYYNGKLVGVIGLDVFIDELTKTIDTVKIGQTGYAYVVGQDGTIYMHPNHDYIMKLNVFKEPSLKSVADIIRSGKDKDVAIYTFNGVTAVAAGVKIPNTGWYVFAKVPVSEISAPTLNVIEDTRQATKKSALMTAILILALSVAMIGVAYKLIDSSLKPLVALSVAAQALAEGRLSEVREKLKQIQYLEDDEIGVLIKAFEAVGKDVVGTLQGIAEKLERLAEGDLSNGLSVEAKGELREIIEDVKDMSTKMRELLGNIVGLTEKLEKHANVLAQIASDVTEAINQVNEAVQQVSVEAQRQQENINEITEGMRLVADMSEESVRAMEEFEGAVNEVVNIAEEGRQKGEVSAQQIQSIQEMMGEIEQAVNRVNEMSRSIEEITNVITGIAEQTNLLALNAAIEAARAGEAGRGFAVVAQEIRNLAEESKKAADNIKEIIGRMTEEIRGAVNATQRGVSVVSESSETLRETTEYLTNIAELISETGSRLGHVKEQIIRTQEEVDKALKALENLAASAEETTASAEEVSSAVEEQTAAIEELKRAADELKNIVEELRKQTSTFRL, from the coding sequence ATGGAGTTCAAGAAGAAGATTGTTGGCATCGTGGTAGTTGCCCTATTGCTAGTGACTGTGCTAGCCAGTGCCATGATCTTCTACACTGGCAGTCATACGTCTGCGGTTATCAAAGACAAAATGCAACCGGTTGTGGAAGATCAGGCTAGAGAGGCCGTCATGGCTAAAGCGGAGTCTTTAGCTGAGCAGTTCTCGGGGTTCTTTGATTCAGTTGAGGCCCTAGGAAGGGCAACAAAGGAGCTGACGATCATCTCGCTTAACGATCTCCAGAGCGAAGGCGTCAGCTTTGGAGACCCGGGTTATGCAGAAAAGCTGAGACCGATACTCCTGGAGCACTTTGAGGTCATAACCAAAGCCGAACCTAAACTCAGCGCCGTCTACTTTGGGGACGTGAACGGCAATATGTTCATCTATCCGGAGCAGGAGCTCCCGCCTGACTACGATCCACGCGTCAGGCCCTGGTACCAGAAGGCAGTTCAGGTCAATGGACCAACATGGAGTGAACCCTACGAGGACGCTTCTTCAGGCAAGTGGGTTATCACCTACGCGATCCCAGTTTATTACAACGGGAAACTCGTCGGTGTTATAGGTCTTGATGTCTTCATAGATGAGCTTACAAAAACCATAGACACCGTGAAGATCGGTCAGACTGGCTATGCATACGTTGTTGGTCAGGACGGAACGATTTACATGCATCCAAATCACGACTACATAATGAAGCTCAACGTTTTCAAGGAACCCAGCTTGAAATCCGTTGCTGACATTATACGGAGCGGCAAAGACAAAGATGTCGCCATATACACTTTCAATGGGGTGACAGCAGTTGCCGCAGGTGTCAAAATCCCGAACACGGGCTGGTATGTCTTCGCTAAGGTCCCCGTAAGTGAGATAAGCGCACCAACCTTAAACGTGATAGAAGACACTAGACAGGCCACAAAGAAGAGCGCCCTAATGACGGCCATTTTGATACTGGCACTGTCAGTTGCGATGATTGGAGTTGCATACAAACTAATTGATTCCTCCCTCAAGCCGCTTGTTGCGCTTAGTGTTGCTGCCCAGGCTTTGGCCGAAGGTAGGTTGAGTGAGGTTAGGGAGAAGCTCAAACAGATACAGTACCTGGAGGATGACGAAATTGGGGTACTCATCAAAGCATTTGAAGCAGTGGGAAAGGACGTTGTTGGAACACTGCAGGGAATAGCGGAGAAGCTTGAGCGCCTTGCTGAGGGCGATCTCAGCAACGGTCTAAGCGTTGAGGCGAAGGGAGAACTGAGGGAGATTATAGAGGATGTCAAGGACATGAGCACAAAGATGAGGGAGCTCCTCGGCAACATCGTTGGCCTCACCGAGAAGCTTGAGAAGCACGCAAACGTCCTGGCTCAGATAGCTAGTGATGTTACTGAGGCGATTAATCAGGTGAATGAGGCTGTGCAGCAGGTTAGTGTTGAAGCGCAGCGTCAGCAGGAGAATATTAATGAGATTACTGAGGGCATGAGGTTGGTTGCTGACATGAGTGAGGAGAGCGTTAGGGCTATGGAGGAGTTTGAAGGGGCAGTGAACGAGGTTGTGAACATTGCTGAGGAAGGCAGGCAGAAGGGTGAGGTTTCAGCCCAGCAGATTCAGAGTATTCAGGAGATGATGGGTGAGATTGAGCAGGCTGTTAACAGGGTTAATGAGATGAGTAGGAGTATTGAGGAGATTACGAATGTGATTACTGGGATTGCGGAGCAGACTAATCTCTTGGCCTTGAATGCGGCTATTGAAGCGGCTAGGGCTGGTGAGGCTGGTAGGGGGTTTGCTGTGGTTGCCCAGGAGATTAGAAATCTGGCTGAGGAGAGCAAGAAGGCTGCTGACAACATTAAGGAGATTATTGGCAGGATGACTGAGGAGATTAGGGGTGCTGTGAACGCTACCCAGAGGGGTGTGAGTGTTGTCAGTGAATCTTCAGAGACTCTCAGGGAGACGACTGAGTATCTCACTAATATTGCCGAGCTGATTAGTGAGACTGGTTCACGCCTTGGGCACGTGAAGGAGCAGATTATTAGGACGCAGGAGGAGGTTGATAAGGCTCTGAAAGCCTTGGAGAATTTGGCTGCTTCGGCGGAGGAGACGACTGCCTCGGCTGAAGAAGTCAGTTCAGCCGTTGAGGAGCAAACAGCCGCAATAGAAGAACTCAAGAGAGCAGCCGACGAGCTGAAGAACATAGTCGAGGAGCTCCGCAAACAGACGAGCACCTTCAGGCTCTGA
- a CDS encoding chemotaxis protein CheD: MEIKVGIGDYAVAKKTGIISTYGLGSCVGITLYDRLTKVGGLLHALLPESARYGGRGNPAKYVDTGLELLIKDMMKLGASPKRLEAKLFGGAHMFTNVSNENLQIGQKNVEVAKRELKKRGIRLVAEDTGGKGGRTIYLDVSTGKVRMRKVSNGKVIEAVF; encoded by the coding sequence GTGGAGATCAAGGTCGGCATCGGTGACTACGCAGTGGCAAAGAAGACGGGGATAATAAGCACATATGGGCTAGGGTCCTGCGTAGGTATCACGCTATACGACCGTCTGACCAAAGTTGGGGGATTGCTCCACGCGCTCCTCCCGGAGAGCGCACGCTACGGGGGAAGGGGAAACCCTGCAAAGTACGTGGACACGGGACTGGAGCTCCTGATAAAGGACATGATGAAGCTGGGTGCATCACCGAAGAGACTTGAGGCAAAGCTCTTCGGGGGGGCACACATGTTTACCAACGTCAGCAACGAGAACCTCCAGATAGGGCAAAAGAACGTAGAAGTGGCCAAGAGGGAGCTGAAGAAACGAGGCATAAGGCTGGTCGCCGAAGACACAGGTGGAAAGGGTGGGAGAACTATATATCTAGATGTCAGCACGGGTAAAGTCCGCATGAGAAAGGTCTCAAACGGTAAAGTTATCGAAGCTGTGTTTTAG
- a CDS encoding CheF family chemotaxis protein: MRAMAIAQARVKATIQSTWKGSTSIKWRDAMAYLENDRITLKYLRMGQVVGEDVFPFSSLIDIGIKIPDELKLDPQLPHFGMKFYVPGSGEKTLVLTIGSNLLIYDEKAFKTFIHRVFEVLINGVKVKLLLARMRGGALNMDAKWEDGTLRIVTVRSVRKNRRERNIIVLTSEGKPIPLFSDMEDLDIEEIEMGNKKVEAWKIKHFYENESVVSYLFVEDKKVRLYILRYLLTYRKDYVELLIKASEEFPTIKAEFQEELERELKELGGLDEMEQQVLMALYSGMDPLTLHEMFGISEKELEEIYDRLIDKGLLKLVMIRKVVDLTREGRKLVNKLMKYSMGAM, encoded by the coding sequence ATGAGAGCTATGGCAATTGCCCAAGCTAGGGTCAAGGCTACCATACAGTCAACTTGGAAGGGATCAACCTCAATAAAGTGGAGGGATGCGATGGCCTACTTGGAAAACGACAGGATTACCCTGAAATACCTTAGAATGGGCCAGGTAGTTGGTGAGGACGTGTTTCCGTTCTCCTCATTAATTGATATTGGAATTAAAATTCCAGATGAGCTTAAGCTCGATCCCCAACTTCCGCATTTTGGCATGAAGTTCTACGTTCCCGGCTCCGGAGAGAAGACTCTCGTTCTAACCATTGGGAGCAACCTTCTGATTTATGACGAGAAGGCCTTTAAGACTTTCATTCACAGGGTGTTCGAGGTTCTGATTAATGGGGTTAAAGTTAAGCTCCTCCTCGCGAGGATGCGCGGCGGCGCGCTCAACATGGATGCCAAGTGGGAGGATGGGACGCTCCGTATCGTGACTGTGAGATCGGTAAGGAAGAACAGACGCGAGAGGAACATCATAGTCCTGACTTCTGAAGGTAAACCAATCCCCCTCTTCTCTGATATGGAAGACCTAGACATAGAAGAGATAGAGATGGGAAACAAAAAAGTTGAGGCGTGGAAAATAAAGCACTTCTATGAGAACGAGAGCGTCGTTTCGTACCTCTTTGTTGAGGACAAAAAGGTTCGTCTTTACATCCTGAGGTACCTCCTCACATACCGGAAGGACTACGTTGAGCTTCTAATAAAAGCCTCTGAAGAGTTCCCAACGATCAAGGCGGAGTTCCAAGAAGAGCTTGAGAGGGAGCTCAAGGAACTCGGTGGGCTCGATGAGATGGAGCAGCAGGTTCTCATGGCACTTTACTCTGGCATGGACCCATTAACCCTCCACGAGATGTTCGGGATAAGTGAGAAGGAGCTCGAAGAAATCTATGACAGACTAATTGACAAGGGGCTTCTCAAGCTGGTCATGATAAGGAAGGTCGTTGACTTAACTAGGGAGGGGAGAAAGCTCGTCAACAAGCTTATGAAGTACAGCATGGGAGCCATGTAA
- the thyX gene encoding FAD-dependent thymidylate synthase, with translation MSDGIKVTLVNYTKKPLETVTWAALISYWEGWETEAFERMSGKDVEMHLPRVLGYGHESILEHATLTFAIEGCSRVCSHQLVRHRLASYTQQSQRYIVLNPEDVEETFVIPNGIKEDPELLAEWKELMKKSIELYKKSVERGQHQEDARFILPQAVRTKIVVTMNLRELKHFLGLRACERAQWEIREVAWKMLEEIAKNDELKPVIKWAKLGPRCVQLGYCPEGELMPPGCWKRTREKWKTLFEG, from the coding sequence ATGAGCGATGGAATCAAGGTGACTCTTGTCAATTATACAAAAAAACCTCTTGAAACTGTCACATGGGCGGCCCTCATAAGCTACTGGGAAGGGTGGGAAACCGAAGCTTTTGAGAGGATGAGCGGCAAAGACGTCGAAATGCATCTTCCAAGGGTTCTCGGCTATGGACACGAGAGTATCCTCGAGCACGCGACGCTGACTTTCGCCATTGAGGGATGTTCCCGCGTTTGTTCCCACCAGCTCGTCAGGCACAGGCTCGCCTCTTACACTCAGCAGAGCCAGCGTTATATTGTATTAAACCCTGAAGACGTTGAGGAGACCTTCGTTATTCCCAATGGGATAAAGGAAGACCCGGAGCTTCTTGCTGAGTGGAAGGAACTCATGAAAAAGTCGATCGAGCTATACAAAAAGAGCGTTGAGCGCGGTCAGCATCAGGAAGACGCACGTTTTATCCTCCCCCAGGCTGTCAGGACGAAGATAGTCGTCACGATGAACCTCCGGGAGCTGAAGCACTTTCTGGGACTCAGGGCCTGCGAGAGGGCGCAGTGGGAGATAAGGGAAGTTGCTTGGAAGATGCTCGAGGAGATTGCAAAGAACGACGAGCTAAAACCGGTAATAAAGTGGGCGAAGCTCGGGCCAAGGTGTGTTCAGCTCGGCTACTGCCCTGAGGGAGAACTGATGCCTCCGGGATGCTGGAAGAGGACAAGGGAAAAGTGGAAAACGCTTTTTGAGGGTTAG
- a CDS encoding DUF3211 domain-containing protein — protein MEVNVDWDVLKTILSEPKKTLPFFPYFKEFDDQKVRFEVPRFIFNFGYEFELDVGFGNSEAIYTFRGERGILTVTFKVQNGRLKVTANWAGFGEALMGKPLEIFAKGIAEAVKEFCLSSLCPVVKVSSEEGEVIKINAESAPALLKRLSLEFGTSFIVEGTADDGTYLAAKVVNGKLVELRLKQGTRESVISTDVSVVELDEGLFEDLPLDRNFKIKVRRLTP, from the coding sequence GTGGAAGTTAACGTTGATTGGGACGTCCTTAAAACTATCTTGAGCGAGCCGAAAAAGACACTGCCGTTCTTCCCGTACTTTAAGGAATTCGACGATCAAAAAGTCAGGTTTGAAGTGCCCAGGTTCATATTTAATTTTGGTTATGAGTTTGAGTTAGACGTTGGGTTTGGGAACAGCGAGGCGATATATACCTTCAGAGGAGAGCGGGGAATACTCACAGTAACCTTTAAAGTCCAGAACGGTCGTCTTAAAGTAACCGCAAACTGGGCAGGTTTTGGAGAGGCCCTGATGGGTAAGCCCCTCGAGATATTTGCAAAGGGGATAGCAGAAGCAGTGAAGGAGTTTTGTTTATCCTCCCTGTGCCCTGTAGTTAAGGTATCCTCTGAAGAGGGAGAGGTCATAAAGATAAATGCCGAGAGCGCGCCTGCCCTCTTGAAGAGGCTTTCACTTGAGTTCGGTACCAGCTTCATAGTAGAGGGGACTGCGGATGACGGAACTTACTTGGCGGCAAAGGTAGTTAACGGAAAGCTGGTTGAACTTCGTCTAAAACAGGGAACAAGGGAATCCGTGATAAGCACTGATGTCAGCGTGGTTGAACTGGACGAGGGTCTGTTTGAAGACCTTCCCTTGGACAGAAACTTCAAAATAAAAGTGAGAAGGCTCACTCCTTGA
- a CDS encoding HIT family protein, with product MKVLWAPWRIEYIRSPKYDGCIFCDFPKENRDRERLILYRGKHAFVIMNNYPYNPGHVMVAPYRHVGRWEDLTDEELLEIMKLSQLMIKAIKKAMNPDGFNLGVNLGRVAGAGIDDHVHLHIVPRWNGDTNFMPVIADTKVIPESLQEAYDELKKAIDEVLKE from the coding sequence ATGAAAGTCCTGTGGGCACCTTGGAGAATCGAGTACATACGCTCACCCAAATATGATGGCTGTATATTTTGCGACTTCCCGAAAGAGAACCGGGATAGAGAGAGGCTCATCCTCTACCGCGGAAAGCATGCTTTCGTGATAATGAACAACTATCCCTACAACCCCGGCCACGTCATGGTGGCTCCATACAGGCACGTCGGGAGATGGGAGGACCTGACCGATGAGGAGCTTTTGGAAATAATGAAGCTCTCTCAGCTCATGATAAAGGCGATAAAGAAGGCCATGAACCCGGACGGCTTCAACCTCGGAGTGAACCTCGGGAGAGTGGCCGGAGCGGGAATAGACGACCACGTCCACCTTCACATCGTCCCGCGCTGGAACGGGGACACCAACTTCATGCCGGTCATAGCGGACACGAAGGTCATTCCCGAGTCCCTGCAGGAAGCCTACGACGAGCTGAAAAAAGCGATAGACGAAGTTCTCAAGGAGTGA
- a CDS encoding calcium/sodium antiporter, whose amino-acid sequence MLAWASSIVVGIILLVVFGDKLSDKIVEVAEKAGVSPLVISLVVISLATTLPEITTSAMASITGSEGIALGNALGSIFANIALILGLASVIRPLEAGSGAYENSLVMLASLGFLMLLSVDGTLSRLDGALLLGAYALYLRWLYRKHFRKGRESGAERHTKATVLDYVLLLIYGGLMVIGARLVVYGGRNIAEALGVAEYVIGATIVAIGTSLPEMTNALYGAVRERGSISVGNIIGANIMNALVVLGLASLIRPIPTGASTLTIVLVLMTMLPMIAELKRSGGLDRRIGVYFLILYAVYLVLLFSGAKL is encoded by the coding sequence ATGCTGGCGTGGGCAAGTTCAATAGTCGTCGGAATAATACTCCTCGTTGTCTTTGGAGACAAGCTCTCGGATAAAATCGTCGAGGTCGCCGAGAAGGCCGGCGTTTCTCCCCTAGTGATAAGCCTCGTGGTGATAAGCCTCGCAACGACGCTACCAGAGATAACAACCAGTGCGATGGCAAGCATCACGGGTTCTGAAGGCATAGCCCTTGGAAATGCCCTCGGGAGCATCTTTGCCAACATAGCACTCATTCTTGGACTTGCTTCAGTTATACGGCCACTGGAGGCTGGAAGCGGCGCGTATGAGAATTCCCTTGTCATGCTGGCGTCCCTTGGATTCCTTATGTTGCTCTCCGTTGATGGCACTCTGTCGAGACTCGACGGTGCTCTCCTTCTCGGAGCTTATGCCCTATATCTGCGGTGGCTTTACAGGAAGCACTTCAGAAAGGGACGCGAAAGTGGAGCTGAACGCCACACCAAGGCAACGGTCCTTGACTACGTCCTGCTCCTAATATACGGTGGTCTGATGGTTATTGGGGCGAGGCTTGTCGTTTACGGCGGCAGAAACATCGCCGAGGCCCTTGGGGTAGCGGAGTACGTCATAGGTGCCACCATTGTTGCCATTGGCACTTCCCTGCCCGAGATGACGAACGCCCTCTATGGGGCAGTAAGGGAGCGCGGAAGCATAAGCGTTGGCAACATAATTGGAGCTAACATAATGAACGCCCTCGTAGTTCTTGGACTGGCCTCACTGATAAGACCAATTCCCACAGGCGCCTCAACCCTAACCATCGTGCTCGTTCTCATGACCATGCTCCCAATGATAGCTGAACTGAAGCGCTCTGGCGGCCTCGACAGGAGGATAGGAGTTTACTTCCTGATCCTCTATGCGGTGTATTTGGTTTTGCTTTTTTCGGGGGCAAAGCTCTAG
- a CDS encoding 2,3-bisphosphoglycerate-independent phosphoglycerate mutase — protein sequence MKQRKGLLIILDGLGDRPIKEFGGKTPLEYANTPNMDRLARMGILGQQDPIKPGQPAGSDTAHLSIFGYDPYNVYRGRGFLEALGVGLNLNEDDLAFRVNFATIENGIITDRRAGRISTEEAHELAKAIQENVKLPVDFIFVGATGHRAVLVLKGMAKGYRVGENDPHEAGKPPHEFTWEDEESKKVAEILEEFVRQAHEVLEKHPINEKRRKEGKPPANYLLIRGAGTYPDIPMKFTEQWKVKAAAVVAVSLVKGVARAIGFDVYTPEGATGEYNTDEMAKAKKVVELLKDYDFVFLHFKPTDAAGHDNNPKLKAEMIEKADRMIGYILEHIDLEDVVIAITGDHSTPCEVMNHSGDPVPLLVAGGGVRPDYTESFGERECMRGGIGRIKGHDIVPIMMDLMNRSEKFGA from the coding sequence ATGAAGCAGAGGAAGGGACTTCTCATAATCCTGGACGGTCTCGGAGACAGGCCGATTAAAGAGTTCGGCGGAAAGACGCCGCTTGAGTACGCTAACACCCCCAACATGGACAGGCTCGCCAGAATGGGAATACTCGGCCAGCAGGACCCGATAAAACCCGGCCAGCCGGCTGGAAGCGACACCGCTCACCTCTCAATATTTGGCTACGACCCATACAATGTCTACCGCGGAAGGGGTTTCTTAGAGGCTTTAGGAGTTGGACTCAACCTTAACGAGGATGATCTGGCCTTCCGCGTGAACTTCGCCACGATTGAGAACGGAATAATCACCGATAGAAGGGCCGGGAGAATAAGCACCGAGGAAGCCCACGAGCTGGCCAAAGCCATTCAAGAGAATGTCAAGCTCCCGGTTGACTTCATATTTGTCGGTGCAACCGGCCACAGGGCCGTTCTGGTTCTCAAGGGCATGGCCAAGGGCTACCGTGTCGGCGAGAACGACCCACACGAGGCCGGAAAGCCCCCGCACGAGTTCACCTGGGAGGACGAGGAGAGCAAGAAGGTAGCGGAAATCCTTGAGGAGTTCGTCAGACAGGCCCACGAAGTCCTAGAAAAGCACCCGATCAACGAGAAGCGCAGAAAGGAGGGCAAGCCACCGGCAAACTACCTCCTCATCCGCGGTGCTGGAACTTATCCGGACATACCGATGAAGTTCACCGAGCAGTGGAAGGTCAAGGCCGCGGCCGTTGTAGCGGTCTCGCTTGTCAAAGGCGTCGCGAGGGCGATAGGCTTCGACGTCTACACTCCAGAGGGAGCAACCGGCGAATACAACACCGACGAGATGGCCAAGGCCAAGAAGGTCGTCGAGCTCCTTAAGGATTATGACTTCGTGTTCCTGCACTTCAAACCGACCGACGCTGCTGGCCACGACAACAACCCGAAGCTCAAAGCGGAGATGATAGAGAAGGCAGACAGGATGATAGGCTACATCCTCGAGCACATCGACCTTGAAGACGTTGTCATAGCGATAACCGGCGACCACTCAACACCATGCGAGGTCATGAACCACAGCGGCGACCCGGTTCCGCTCCTCGTCGCTGGTGGCGGGGTCAGGCCAGACTACACTGAGAGCTTTGGCGAGAGGGAGTGCATGCGCGGCGGAATCGGCAGGATTAAGGGCCACGACATAGTGCCCATCATGATGGACCTCATGAACAGGAGCGAGAAGTTCGGTGCGTGA
- a CDS encoding ABC transporter substrate-binding protein yields the protein MRKAKLLGALLLVAIVFVSGCIGSSGSSTTQSKAQSTSSPSTTLSQTQTQTETANSCECPTAKPYYPITITDFAGRNVTIEKEPKKIVSLAPSITETLYFLGALNRVVGVTKFDDYPPGVQKGRTIIGGFSDPNIEVIASLEPDLIIGTSMHLKYLDQLEKIAPVIIIDPKNMDEVYKAVELLGKVLNMSGEAEGVVQFMKAEVADVQFRVANRTKPRVLFITWWNPLYVPGNGTFQDSLIGLAGGENVFHDATGWAQVSLEEAVARNPEIIILSAHAGATIDDICNSPLADTDAVKNGRIYFVSDDNAISRPGPRLVEALEELSYFIHPEAYGYNFQPVSCPVEG from the coding sequence ATGAGGAAAGCTAAACTCCTGGGAGCACTTCTTTTAGTTGCTATTGTTTTTGTTAGTGGGTGTATAGGAAGCTCGGGAAGTTCAACGACCCAGAGTAAAGCACAAAGCACATCCTCACCAAGCACAACTTTAAGCCAGACCCAGACGCAGACCGAAACGGCAAACTCCTGCGAGTGCCCGACGGCCAAGCCTTACTACCCGATAACTATCACAGACTTCGCGGGCAGAAATGTCACCATCGAGAAGGAGCCGAAAAAGATTGTTTCCCTCGCCCCAAGCATCACCGAGACCCTCTACTTCCTCGGCGCCCTTAACAGGGTTGTCGGCGTCACCAAGTTCGACGACTATCCTCCGGGAGTTCAGAAAGGAAGGACAATAATAGGCGGTTTCAGCGACCCGAACATCGAGGTAATAGCATCACTCGAACCGGACCTGATAATAGGCACTTCGATGCACCTCAAGTACCTCGACCAGCTTGAGAAGATAGCGCCGGTCATAATAATCGATCCAAAGAACATGGACGAGGTCTATAAGGCCGTAGAGCTCCTTGGAAAGGTTCTCAACATGAGCGGGGAAGCTGAGGGAGTTGTCCAGTTCATGAAAGCCGAAGTTGCTGACGTCCAGTTCCGCGTAGCCAACAGGACAAAACCCAGGGTTCTCTTTATAACCTGGTGGAACCCGCTCTACGTCCCAGGCAACGGCACTTTCCAGGACTCACTCATAGGGCTCGCCGGCGGTGAGAACGTCTTCCACGACGCTACAGGATGGGCCCAGGTCAGCCTTGAGGAAGCCGTCGCCAGAAACCCGGAGATAATAATCCTCTCAGCCCATGCAGGGGCCACCATTGACGACATCTGCAACAGCCCGCTAGCGGATACCGATGCAGTGAAGAACGGCAGGATATACTTCGTCAGCGACGACAACGCCATATCACGGCCGGGGCCGAGGCTCGTCGAGGCCCTTGAGGAGCTCTCCTACTTCATACACCCGGAGGCCTACGGCTACAACTTCCAGCCAGTTAGCTGCCCCGTTGAGGGCTGA
- a CDS encoding aldo/keto reductase produces the protein MKRVRVFNDLKRIGNDKVTSIGMGTWGIGGYESPDYSKDRESVEVLRYGLELGINLIDTAEFYGAGHSEELVGEAIREFERDDIFIISKVWPTHFGYEEAKRAARASAKRLGTHIDLYLLHWPGDSWEKIKETLHALEDLVDEGLIRYIGVSNFDLELLKRSQEAMRKYEIVANEVKYSLKDRWPETTGLLDYMKREGIALIAYTPLEKGTLARNECLAEIGKKYGKTAAQVALNYLIWEENVIAIPKAGNKVHLEENFGAMGWRLSKEDRENARRCV, from the coding sequence ATGAAGAGAGTTAGGGTTTTTAATGACCTTAAGAGGATAGGCAACGACAAAGTCACCTCTATCGGTATGGGCACGTGGGGAATAGGTGGCTACGAGAGTCCAGATTATTCAAAGGACAGGGAGAGCGTTGAGGTTCTAAGGTATGGGCTTGAGCTTGGGATAAATCTCATAGACACCGCTGAGTTCTACGGGGCCGGGCACTCCGAGGAGCTTGTGGGAGAGGCCATAAGGGAATTTGAACGCGATGATATTTTCATCATCAGCAAAGTGTGGCCAACACACTTCGGCTACGAGGAAGCAAAGAGGGCCGCGAGGGCGAGCGCAAAGAGGCTGGGAACTCACATAGATCTATACCTCCTCCACTGGCCCGGAGACAGCTGGGAAAAAATCAAAGAGACGCTCCACGCCCTTGAGGATCTCGTTGATGAAGGGTTAATCCGCTACATCGGCGTTAGCAACTTCGACCTTGAACTTCTCAAGAGGAGCCAGGAGGCGATGAGGAAGTACGAGATAGTCGCCAACGAGGTCAAGTACTCTCTCAAAGACCGCTGGCCTGAGACAACTGGCCTGCTCGACTACATGAAGCGCGAAGGAATTGCACTGATAGCTTACACCCCGCTTGAAAAGGGAACCCTCGCGAGAAACGAATGCCTGGCCGAGATCGGGAAGAAGTACGGAAAAACCGCCGCCCAGGTTGCTCTTAACTATCTCATCTGGGAGGAGAATGTCATAGCCATCCCGAAGGCTGGAAACAAGGTTCACCTCGAGGAGAACTTCGGTGCCATGGGTTGGAGACTCTCAAAGGAAGATAGAGAGAACGCAAGGAGGTGCGTCTGA